The window CGGGGTGCTGGAGCCAGGCTCCCAGGACTGCTCCAGACTGAGGGACGCCAGGGCCCCTCTTTGCTGGCCATGGTGAGACGCCGGAGGCCCCGGGGGCTCACCCCCCAAGCCTGACCACACTGCCCTGGGTGGCCTTCCTCCGGAAGCCCGAGATGCAGGGGGCCGGGAGGCGACACTCCTGGATCCCCAGAGAGGCGTGGGTCTGGGGCTGAGGGCCAGGGCCCGGATGCCCAGGTTccgggactagggcctcgacgGTCAGCAGGGGTGGGGACCAGGGGCACCCAGGGAAGGTCCCCCACACCCACCAACGCCAGCTCCCAGCCATGGAGCCCTTGAAGAACCTCTTCCTCAAGAGCCCACTGGGGTCATGGAACAGCAGTGGcagtgggggcggtgggggcggcGGCGGAGGCTGGCCAGAGGGGTCCCCGAAGGCGGCAGCTTATGCTAACCCTGTGTGGACAGCCCTGTTTGACTACGAGCCCAGCGGGCAGGATGAGCTGGCCCTGCGGAAGGGCGACCGTGTGGAGGTGCTATCCCGGGATGCAGCTATCTCAGGCGATGAGGGCTGGTGGGCGGGCCAGGTGGGTGGCCAGGTGGGCATCTTTCCGTCCAACTATGTGTCTCGGGGCGGCGGTCCGCCCCCCTGCGAGATGGCCAGCTTCCAGGAGCTGCGGCTGGAGGAGGTGATTGGCATCGGTGGCTTTGGCAAGGTCTACCGGGGCAGCTGGAGAGGCGAGCTGGTGGCTGTGAAAGCTGCTCGCCAGGACCCCGATGAAGACATCAGCGTGACAGCTGAGAGCGTGCGACAGGAGGCCCGTCTTTTCGCCATGCTGGCGCACCCCAACATCATTGCCCTAAAGGCCGTGTGCCTGGAGGAGCCCAACCTGTGCCTGGTGATGGAGTACGCTGCCGGTGGGCCCCTCAGCCGTGCCCTGGCTGGCCGGCGTGTGCCCCCCCATGTGCTCGTCAACTGGGCCGTGCAAATTGCCCGTGGGATGCACTACCTGCACTGCGAGGCCCTGGTGCCTGTCATCCACCGAGACCTCAAGTCCAACAACAGTGAGTTTTGGGGAGCGTGGTTGGAGGGTGGCATGGCCTGAGCGCACATCTACTGCCAGCTCGCAGCTGAGCCTACCTGGGGATCTACTAGAGACAGGAGCTACTGTTCTAGGAGCATCTCAGATGACCAGGGGTGCCCCTGGGCTCACAATAGCCCCAAAGCAAGAGTCCCAGGCACCCAAGAGTCCTTTACGCCCCAGCCCCAGGAAGAGGCCTTTACCCCAGCTCACAGGTGCCAAGTTAAAAAATTGGAATCTCTCAGAACTGTAAGCAACCTGCCTACCATGGCCACTACGTCAAGGAAGGGCATGCTGGATCCTTGCACCCCTCATCTTCAGGGAGCGCCCACTTGTCCTGCGGGTGCCTCCTGTCTCCTCCGCTTGTGGTGGGCAGCTCCTCCAGAATAGACATCTCAAAGGGAaaagcccctcccctcctccccaccccgcgGTGGTCAAAGCTGGGGTCAGTGATGGAATTCTAACCCCACTCCTTTCCCTGGCTGCACTCTCTCTAGCTGGTTATTTCAACTCAGAGTATCGATTTCACTCTGTAAAAAGGGAGTGATTGGGAGGATGAAAGGGCTTAATCGTTGGGCACCCAATGCCCGGCATGCGGTGGGTTGTCAGCCATGGGTGTGGACATTTGAAGGCTGGATTGCCAGGAGGGCTTTGCCTGGAATCAGCACTTGGAGTGGGCGTGGCAGGGCTAAGAAGACTTGAGGCACTCTATCTCCAGCCATTTCGGGTCTACGCACGGCCTAGCATGGGCCCGAGACAAGCAAGTGACAGATTCACAGGGCTTCCTGAAGCAGGCAAGCTTCACACCTGGCCCAGAGCAGGGCATGTTCAGAGAGACACCCAGTTGGATGTCCTGGCAGGGCCTGATGAGAGCAAAGTCGAGGAGGCAGCACCCAGCACGGTAGTAGGGATGTGGGTGGGCCTGCTGGGGCCCAAGGTGCAGACCGAAGAGCAAGAGGAAGGGCCGGCAGGACCACTGGAGAGCCACGGGTGGCCTGTGGAGGGGTGAGCATGGATACTTTGAGCCTCCCGGCCTGGGCTGACCATGGATCAGAGGCTTGTGGGGAGCAGAACACCAGGGCCCAGTGATACCCAAGTCCTTTCCTGGGCTGGAGGGGCCTCAGGAGGTCTGCCAGCCACCCCACCCACTCCTCTCATCCACAATACGGTGCAGGTCCCAGCGCTCAGCTGCGCTGCTGAGCCCCAGCCATCTAGGGACCCTCACTCCCTGCCCCAGCCTGAGGGGGATTCCCCGAAGGCCTGGGGGGAGGGGACTCCCGTCTACTgtttttcctccagttttctttccagaaaaaatGGAACAATAGCCCaggcccctgctccccaccctccccaccgcTTCCTGCGTTTCCTGCTGCCCCTGAGCCGGCTTCCTGCCCCTGCTCCAGCCTCTGCTCTCTccccagcccagctgcctgcagggGAGGaaagagttgggggtgggggggtttgTGGGAGAGGAAGGAGCCAGGGATGGCACCCCCACTACCCCCAGTTCCCTGCTTTCACCCTGAGTCTGGGTGGTGGTGAAGGGCAGGCAGGGTGCCCTTAGCCTCCCTGAGCCTGGGCTCCCACCTCACAGACCCCAGTTCTAGGCCCGGGGTGCTGTCTGTGGCATTGTGGTGGGGGGGAGTCCCTGGGCTGGGGGGGCTCAGGCAGGAAACAATGGCGTGATTTTCCTGGACAATGGGGGCCTTGTGAGGAAgcctggaggggagaggagggggaattctccaggcccacgAGTCACAGGACTGACCAGCCAGTCCGGCCTGGGCCTGACCTCCCCCAGTTCTCCCCCAAAGGACTCCCCCCTCCATTGGAGACCTGGGCCAGGCCTCCCAGAAAGGAGAAGTAGGGACCATGGGAGGGAAGCGGAAGAGGTGTGAGCTGCTGAGGCCACTCCCGGGCTCCCCAGAGGCAGTctagggagggggctgggggccaggtCCCTTTTCAGAGCCAGGGAGCCCTAACCTAAGGGGGTGCTGGGAGGGGGATCTCTAGCCCCTTCTCTGAGTGACCCCTGATCACCCCATCCCCAAGGTCTATATCAGACACCAGAAGAGCAGCTTGGGTTGGAACAAATTCAAGGCCATTGGAGAAAAGCAGGGCTCATGGAGGGGAGGCTAAGGCTTCACAGGTGTGAGGTCAAGCTGGGGACGGGGTTGGCAGAAAAGTCACCAGTACAAAGGAGTCCTGAGActctgagtgggttgccaccccTGTCTGGGCTTCAGATGATCTGATTGAAAAAAGGAGGCTGGCCTCCCAGCTTGAGATACTGGTGCAGAAAGTGCTTTACCAGCCCGTGAGGTACCACAGGTGGCTAGAGACCTGACCAAGAAGTAGCAGGGGTTGGTCTTCAAGAGGATGGGTTGGTCCTGGCACCAGAGGAAGTGGGagtccctccccaaccccagcacATGGACCCCTTTTCCTGGTCCCTCTCCAGCCACCCGCCCCAGCCTGCTGCGATTCTTCTTTGAAACGGATATTCACAGAGCTTACTAAATGGTCTGGTTCTGAGACTCTAGCAGCCAGGCCAGAGGCTGTTGTGAAGCTGCAAATAAGATGTGGTAGCGGATGGAGAGGAGAGTCAACTTGAGATTCACGGCAGCATCTTTGGAACAACTGTCAGATCCTTGTGTGAAAGCTTTAAAAAGGGTGATCTTGTTTAATACTCATGATAACCCTCTGACTTTTGTTGTCATCCTCAGCTTTAACTGTTCAGGAGTCAGCCCCAGTTTAGCTCAGAAGAGAGGATAGGTTGCAGGACCATTCTCTGAATTTGGAGACAAGGCAGGAAGATTTGCCAGGCACAGTGGGAGAATGTAGGTGGTTGTTGAGGGCATGGAGACCAGGTAGGGTGACAGCTGGGCAGCTGGACCCACTTCTGAATGAGGGCTCCACATACGGGAGATGCCAGTAAGGAGGGAGCAGCTGGCACCTGGGAGAGGCCAGGACAGCCTGGAGGCAGTAGGCCGACATCAAGGGGAGGCCAGTCTCCGAGAAACACCGGCATTGAAAAGGCTAAGGGTGGGGAGGCCTGAAGGAAACAGCACAAGCAGCCAGAGGCCCTGGGAGCCAAGGACAGCAGGGAGGGGCTGAGTAGCAGTGCCAGATGCCCCCATGAGGCCCAGGGAGCTTGGCCAGCAGCAGGATCAGGAGTTGTGGCTTTAGGCCTAAACAAGTGAATACCCTGGTTGTGCCACCTCCTCTGAGAAGTCTTCCCTGACTCACCTGTACAAGGTGCCTGTCTCCTCTAACCCAACCCCAGAACCCTGCGCTGTCCCCTCCGTGGCGCTGTCACCCTGGGCAGGATTGCTGAGAGGTGTGCCctgaaatggcaaccgactccagtattcttgcgtggagaatcccagggacgtaggagcctggtgggctgccgtctatggggtcgcacagagtcggacacgactgaagcgacttagcagcagcagcagtgccctgAAAGGATATGTGTTCAGAAATGTCGTTGGCTTGGATGTCCCTTTTGTACAAAACAGTTGACTATGACCAGAAAAGTAGAGAGTCTGCTTCAGACCCTCGAATATTCTCTAACTTTgccttccattttttcttttaaaacctcTCTCCTTTGAGCTATGCTTGTCCTGGTGAGACATTTGCAAGTTGTTGGCTTTCCTGTGTATACAGGGTATGGTGGTCCCATGAGGGACAAAGCCAGGAACCCTTGCCGTGTCCATCCACTCCTACATTTGTCCCAAACTCCTTTCTAGTCAACAACCACCCTTAGACCCCTTCGTCTCTCATCACATCTAGCCACATCAGTGGATATCTTTTGGAATCTTTCTCTCTTCTGGAAATGGCTGTGCTAGCCACAGTGGGACATGGGCACCAGGGGTCTATAGTGCCCGCTGGGCTTCCTTTCTCACCAGGCAGTtccctcctgctccccacccccagggaggTTCTAAATCACACTCTTGCCTCGACAAAATGGCAACACACAGGTTTCTTTTGAAATCAAAGTCACGAATGCTGAGAGGCTGCCATATGGCCTATTTCTGTTCTGTGCAGGGTTAGGGGAAAGTTAGAACACTGGCTTTGGAACCACGCATACCAGGCTGTGGGTGATACCTGCTTTGTTTGCTTATGACCTTGGTTAAATCAAATTGttgctcagtttcctcttctgcaaaatgaggataatgatgtctttgttattgctgtttagtcactaagttgtgtctaaccctctgcaaccccaaggattagagcctccaggctcctctgtccatgggattgaaccCCCACCATCACCTAGCTGAAGCCAACTCCTCACTCTGGTCTCAGCTTAAATGGTACTTCCTCTGGAAAATCTTCCCAAATCTTgcaatttacttatttacttattggcTGAGCCaagggcatgtgggatcgtagttccctgaccacggatcaaacctgtttcccctgcagtggaagtacagagtcctaattactgaagtgaagtgaactgtTAGTCGCTAAATCGTGCCTGACCCTCTGCAACGCcaaggactggagcccaccaggctcctctgtccataggattttccaggcaagaatactggagtgggttgccatttccttctccaggggatcttctcaacccagggattgaacctgtgtctcctgcactggcaggtgaattctttaccactgagccaccagggaatcccatgatGTTTACCTTAcagatttgtgtatgtgtgtgtgtgtgctaacaCTGAGTATAAATGCCTAACCTCTAGGAGCCCCTTGGTAAATATGTCCCAGCCTTGTGTTTATTGTCTCATTCTATCCCAACCCCAGATACGAGCTCTGGCAAGGTTGAGACCAAGTCACCTCACTGCCCCCATTACCTAGCCAGGGTGTCCGTCAGATGACAGTTTGCTCCCAGCTcctcccctgtccccaccccctgAGCCTGGAACCACAGTCCAGCCTCTCTTCCCCAGTTCTGCTGCTGCAGCCCATTGAAGGTGACGACATGGAGCACAAGACCCTGAAGATCACAGACTTCGGTCTGGCCCGTGAGTGGCACAAAACCACGCAAATGAGTGCTGCGGGCACCTATGCCTGGATGGCTCCTGAGGTTATCAAGGCTTCCACCTTCTCCAAAGGCAGCGATGTCTGGAGGTGCGGCTGGGTGGAGTCTAGACAGATATGGGGTcgtgggggtgggagaggtggCAGCCAAAATCTAGGGCTGGATGGATAAGCAGAGGCCAAGGGAAGGACACAGACCACTTAGCTCTTGGTTGCTTTGGGGTGAAATGGCAATGAATGAGTCGAGGCGGGAACCCAGACCCTTTGTCTCACCCACAGCTTTGGGGTCCTGCTGTGGGAACTGCTGACCGGGGAGGTACCCTATCGTGGCATCGACTGCCTTGCTGTAGCCTATGGTGTGGCCGTGAACAAGCTCACACTGCCCATTCCATCCACCTGCCCGGAGCCCTTCGCACAGCTTATGGCTGGTaaggggatggggcaggagggTGAAGGGTAGAGCTCCTTGGCCCAATAGGACATCCACTCACAGACCCCTTCccctgtcccccccacccccgtccccacTCCGTTTCCCTAGACTGCTGGGCGCAGGACCCCCACCGCAGGCCCGACTTCGCCTCCATCCTTCAGCAGTTGGAGGCGCTGGAGGCACAGGTGCTACGGGAAATGCCGCGGGACTCCTTCCATTCCATGCAGGAAGGCTGGAAGCGCGAGATCCAAGGCCTCTTCGACGAGCTGCGGGCCAAAGAAAAGGTGGGAGGAGTCGCGGTCCCAGGGGTGGAAGGAGACACCGGGAAGGGACGTCTCACGGAGAGTGGGGATGAGCGCCTGGGACCGTACCCGCCTGACGCCACCACCTTCGCTGTCCTGGGCACAGGAACTACTGAGCCGCGAGGAGGAGCTGACCCGCGCGGCGCGTGAGCAGCGCTCACAGGCAGAGCAGCTGCGGCGGCGCGAGCAcctgctggctcagtgggagCTGGAGGTGTTTGAGCGTGAGTTGACGCTGTTACTGCAGCAAGTCGACCGCGAGCGGCCGCACGTTCGCCGCCGACGCGGAACCTTCAAGCGCAGCAAACTCCGCGCGCGCGACGGCGGGGAGCGTATCAGCATGCCACTCGGTAAGGGGCGGGGCCCCAGCGCGCCGCCCGCCATTGGCTTCGCGGGCGGTGGGGCGGGGCCAGGCGGGTGGCTGACCGCGCTGGGATTGGTCTAGGGCGTCGGTGGGTGGGCCTGTGAGCGGAGGCTGCAAGGGGTGGGATCGGGAGTGTGTTTTTGTCTGTGGGCGGGTTCTGGCGGGAATATTTGCATGTCGGCCTGGGAGTGGCTGCGGCCGGGAAGGGGCGGGGCTCATGAATGTTCTGGGAAGGCCGAGGGCACGGGGTGGGCCCTCTCCGACTTCGCTGCGCTTGCCGGGGTTGGGGATTTCCTTAatccaggatctcaggaagccaGTGAGGCCGGCCCCAGTCACCTAGCCTCCGTGCTAGGCCGGGTTCCAGCACTGCCTGCGTGGCCTCGGCGCTGCCGAGGGGCCCTGCGGGTTAGGATCCTGTCTCTCCTTCACCACAAACTTGCACTCTGCTTCTCTCCCCCCAACCCTAGACTTCAAACACCGCATCACCGTGCAGGCCTCGCCTGGCTTGGACAGGAGGAGGAACGTCTTCGAGGTCGGGGCTGGGGACTCTCCCACCTTTCCCCGGTTCCGGGCCATCCAGTGTAAGcagcttctcctcttgcccacgtCCTTCTCCCCAGATCTTACCCTTTCGTCAAACCTTATCCTTGGAAGTGGATCCCTTGCactgcctcctcctcttcctccctgctCCCAGGTTCCCTCCCCATCCATCTAAACTGATATCTAAGTTCCCCAAGCAGCAGTCGTTTTACAACTTGTTTTTTTCTAACAATTGTATGATGCTATGTGCCATTCACTTTCCTAAGTGCTTTGCTAATTATTAGGGTGTCCTCGGTGGCTCAGAGCataaaaagaatctgcccataatgcaggagacccaggtttgatccctgaattgggaagatccaaGAAGGGAATTGGAGAAGgtattggcaacccactccagtactcttgcctggaaaatcccatggatggaggaacctgttaggctgcagtccatggggtcgctaggagttggacacgactgagcgacttcactttcacttttcactttcatgcattggagaaggaaatggcaacccactccagtgttcttgcctggagaatcccagggacgggggagcctggtgggctgccgtctatggggtcacaccgagttgaacacgactaaagcgacttagcagcagcagcagcaagaagggaatggcaacccactccagtattctcccttgaagaatcccatggacagaggagcctgataggctaccatggggtcacaaagagtcagacacgactgagtgactaacagttgcTAATATTAATTCCTCACAATGACCCTGTGAGGTAGATGTCTTTATTATTACCTAggttttactgatgagaaaagtgACAGAAGTAACTACTAATACTGCATAGCTGATAAGTGGCAGGGTCAGAATTCAGACCCAGTCTGCTGCAGTGTCTGTGCTAACTCCTAAGCAGCAAATGCCAGCTGAAGGACTAGAAGAGATGCCCCACTGCCAGTCTCAGGACCCACACTCACCTACCCCACCCCAGTTTGTGCAATTTCTCTGTAAGCCCAAAGCTTACCATGGGAATGGGATGGGGCCCAGCCTGACTATCCGCTCCCCATCCTCCAAGAAGTTGCCCCTGGAGCCCAGTTCTTACGATGGGAGGACAAGGATCAGGGTCCTTGGTCTTGACTCAGACTCCTTCGGTTCCCCCCCTCACCCTACCCACCACAGTGGAGCCTGCAGAGCCAGGGCAGGCATGGGGCCGACAGTCCCCAAGACGTCTAGAGGACTCAAGCAATGGAGAGCGCCGAGCATGCTGGGCCTGGGGTCCCAGCTCCCCCaagcctggagaagcccagaacGGGAGGTGAGTGCCTGACTGCCACCTACCCAGCAGCTCCTGCCTCCCAGCAGTCCTGAGATTCACGAAGCACAACTCCCCTTCTCATTCCCTCACCAGGAGAAGGTCCCGCATGGATGAAGCCACGTGGTACCTGGATTCAGATGACTCATCCCCCCTAGGATCTCCTTCCACACCCCCAATGCTCAATGGTGAGTGGCCTTGTCTGCCCCCAGCCAACTGTTGCTGCACTCCTATGGGTACTATGGCAAGGCAGGCCATTGCTAGAACCCAGGTCTGACCTATAAGCCCACAACTGATGGAGATCCCACCTAGGCCTCAGGGGGCCCAGAGTGGGCCCATTGTGCAGGGCTGGCCTCCATCAGCTGCTGTGCCCTCAGCAAGCTCTAGGGAGCAAAGGAAGACAAGAAACAGTGGCCCCTGTTTGGGACCCAAAGGAAGTTGGGtgcagagaagggaaggaaattGTGCATGTGGGGGGGAGTTAGAAAAGCGGCTACTGCACTGTGCTTCTCAGAGTCCTTTCTGGGGAGCTTGGAGGTGGAAAAGAGGATAAGAAAGCTGAACGGGTGGGCATCCAGGGCCCCCTCACTGCATCTGGGGCAGTTCTGGGCTcttctgttttccataatggcaaCAGCACTTGCTGTGTATCAGGTATTTCATCCAAGCAACAACCCCATGAGGGATTATTATACCCATCTGAGGCTCTGAGACATAAAGTAATCTATCTAAGTCCCCCAGCTAAGGATCTGAACCCAGGAAAATGTTGACACTCATGCTCATAGTGAGCCTCCCCAGAAGCTTTCACTTAAAGAAGGGGTTTCTCACCTGCAAGCTACTTGGGAAGCTAGGGGATCAGCAGAAAGCAGGGATCCTGGGTCAGAGGGGCATGGCTCATCTAAGCACTGCCCAGCATTGGCAGGGACTAGAAAGTTGCAGCCTCTCTTGCCCAAGGGTCCCTTTACAGCCCCCAGCTGAACCTGCTTCTCAAAGTCAGAATATAGGACCCAGCTGTCATCAGACCAGAGTCCCATTCAGCAAACAAGTTAGACTCACTCCTCTCACCCCACCCAATGCATCACCTCCACCATTACCTAAGCTAGGATTCACAgtaataacaacagcaaacatttattgggtCCCTCCTGTGTgccattttatagaggagaaaactgaggcacagacaggTAAAGTGATTTGAAGTAGGACGCACAGCAGAACAGGGATTTgagcccagggcttccctggaggctcagctggtaaagaatccacctgcaatgcgggagacctgggttcgatccctgggttggggaagtcccctggagacgggaaaggctacccactccagtattctggcctggagaattgtatagtccatggagtcgcagaacTTTCACTGACTCCAGAGG is drawn from Bubalus kerabau isolate K-KA32 ecotype Philippines breed swamp buffalo chromosome 5, PCC_UOA_SB_1v2, whole genome shotgun sequence and contains these coding sequences:
- the MAP3K11 gene encoding mitogen-activated protein kinase kinase kinase 11, which codes for MEPLKNLFLKSPLGSWNSSGSGGGGGGGGGWPEGSPKAAAYANPVWTALFDYEPSGQDELALRKGDRVEVLSRDAAISGDEGWWAGQVGGQVGIFPSNYVSRGGGPPPCEMASFQELRLEEVIGIGGFGKVYRGSWRGELVAVKAARQDPDEDISVTAESVRQEARLFAMLAHPNIIALKAVCLEEPNLCLVMEYAAGGPLSRALAGRRVPPHVLVNWAVQIARGMHYLHCEALVPVIHRDLKSNNILLLQPIEGDDMEHKTLKITDFGLAREWHKTTQMSAAGTYAWMAPEVIKASTFSKGSDVWSFGVLLWELLTGEVPYRGIDCLAVAYGVAVNKLTLPIPSTCPEPFAQLMADCWAQDPHRRPDFASILQQLEALEAQVLREMPRDSFHSMQEGWKREIQGLFDELRAKEKELLSREEELTRAAREQRSQAEQLRRREHLLAQWELEVFERELTLLLQQVDRERPHVRRRRGTFKRSKLRARDGGERISMPLDFKHRITVQASPGLDRRRNVFEVGAGDSPTFPRFRAIQLEPAEPGQAWGRQSPRRLEDSSNGERRACWAWGPSSPKPGEAQNGRRRSRMDEATWYLDSDDSSPLGSPSTPPMLNGNLPRPSPEPEEPRRPGPTERGSGSGTPKLIQRALLRGTALLASLGLGRDLQPPGGSGRERVEQPSPTRPRSSLPTPSPTEPPPSPLIRFSSETPETPASPLSPDASGPPAPAPPLLLELGVPAAGQPSAKSRRREEERRASAVSPPPGISRSAPGTPGTPRSPPLGLISRPRPSPLRSRIDPWSFVSAGPRPSPLPSPQPAPRRAPWTLFPDSDPFWDSPPANPFRGAPQDCRVQTKDVGAQAPWAPEAGP